A window from Candidatus Eisenbacteria bacterium encodes these proteins:
- a CDS encoding BON domain-containing protein has product MQLDKRDVTTKAAVLRELRYDTGVNETEIGVSVADGVVTLTGRVDNEAQRAAAQEAAHRADGVLDVANEIMVKIPFALGRTDADLALAVRESLEREPDVPAEQIHSTVYDAVVTLTGMVDTRHAMEVAERAAHRVACVRRVANKLVVRRGTIDLAALRRSIEGALERRAQREAGHIELSAEDGVVTLEGRVNSFSDKSVVLDLVRHAPAVRSIEDRLRIEP; this is encoded by the coding sequence ATGCAGCTCGACAAGCGTGACGTCACGACCAAGGCTGCGGTGCTTCGTGAGCTTCGCTACGATACCGGCGTCAACGAGACGGAGATCGGCGTCTCGGTCGCCGATGGCGTTGTTACGCTCACTGGCCGCGTGGACAACGAGGCGCAGAGGGCGGCAGCGCAGGAAGCCGCGCACCGCGCCGACGGCGTACTCGACGTCGCCAACGAGATCATGGTGAAGATCCCGTTCGCGCTCGGTCGTACCGATGCCGATCTCGCGTTGGCGGTGAGGGAGTCGCTTGAACGAGAGCCGGACGTTCCGGCGGAGCAAATCCATTCGACTGTCTACGATGCCGTTGTGACACTCACCGGCATGGTCGATACTCGTCACGCCATGGAAGTCGCCGAGCGTGCAGCGCATCGAGTCGCTTGCGTGCGCCGGGTGGCCAACAAGCTAGTCGTGCGCAGAGGAACGATCGACCTGGCCGCCCTCCGCCGATCGATCGAAGGCGCGCTCGAGCGGCGCGCCCAGCGCGAGGCCGGACACATCGAGCTCAGCGCGGAGGACGGAGTGGTGACGCTGGAAGGTCGCGTCAACTCGTTCTCGGACAAGTCGGTCGTCCTGGACCTCGTTCGCCATGCGCCTGCGGTTCGGAGCATCGAGGACCGTCTGCGTATCGAGCCCTGA
- a CDS encoding metal ABC transporter ATP-binding protein — protein MGVVLRVDHLSIGFGAARVVDDLSFTVPEGSALAVIGPNGSGKTVLFRALVGALPYEGTIEWTPGTRLGYVPQKLDIERDLPLTGLDFLQAKLALASARGDAIPHVLELVGLPVAMAARPIGTLSGGQFQRLLLAFALIGRPTVLLFDEPTAGVDEPGEERVYATMRRLQERQGLTLMLISHDLSVVYRHATSVLCLGRGRPCVGAPRDVLTPEKIAEMYGVPVKFHTHDDAG, from the coding sequence GTGGGGGTCGTGCTGCGCGTCGACCATCTCTCCATTGGATTCGGCGCCGCGCGCGTCGTCGACGATCTGAGCTTCACGGTCCCGGAAGGGAGCGCGCTGGCGGTGATCGGGCCGAACGGATCGGGCAAGACGGTCCTGTTTCGCGCGCTCGTCGGCGCGCTGCCGTACGAGGGCACGATCGAATGGACTCCCGGGACACGGCTCGGCTACGTGCCCCAGAAGCTCGACATCGAGCGGGACCTGCCGTTGACCGGCCTGGACTTCCTGCAGGCGAAGCTCGCGCTGGCGTCGGCTCGCGGCGACGCGATCCCGCACGTTCTCGAGTTGGTGGGTCTGCCGGTCGCGATGGCGGCGCGTCCGATCGGCACGCTCTCGGGCGGGCAGTTCCAGCGGCTCCTTCTCGCGTTCGCGCTCATCGGGCGGCCAACCGTGCTGCTCTTCGACGAGCCGACCGCCGGTGTGGACGAGCCCGGCGAGGAGCGCGTCTACGCCACGATGCGACGGCTCCAGGAGCGCCAGGGCCTGACGCTGATGCTCATCTCGCACGACCTGAGCGTCGTCTATCGGCACGCGACGAGCGTCCTCTGCCTGGGACGCGGACGTCCTTGCGTCGGCGCCCCGCGTGACGTGCTGACGCCCGAGAAGATCGCCGAGATGTACGGCGTTCCGGTGAAGTTCCACACGCACGACGATGCCGGCTAG
- a CDS encoding erythromycin esterase family protein, producing the protein MRDELVSPRLERAIGVVYHPDTEMQSHYFHAALPHRFDEWIWFDETRAVRPVSDAEARILPRTHPFAPYGRP; encoded by the coding sequence ATCCGGGACGAGCTCGTCTCGCCGCGGCTCGAGCGCGCGATCGGCGTCGTCTATCACCCCGATACGGAGATGCAGAGCCATTACTTTCACGCCGCGCTTCCCCACCGGTTCGACGAATGGATCTGGTTCGACGAGACGCGCGCGGTACGCCCCGTCAGTGACGCCGAGGCGCGCATCCTTCCGCGCACCCACCCCTTCGCGCCGTACGGGCGGCCGTGA
- a CDS encoding IS481 family transposase, whose amino-acid sequence MNIHELARTTPASRALIAARRAAGIGEAVVAQQLSIDRKTVRKWTHRQHAEGPGGLQDRSSRPLRSPTALDAAWRDAVLALRRLKFTQAQIAQVLRLSKSRTQRAVAAVGLGKLRALEPPVADNRYQRARPGELVHVDTKKLGRFYQPWHRVTGDRRDTRLRGVKGWEFLHVAIDDRTRLAYAELLLDEKGATCAGFLQRAAAFFARHGIRPIERVMSDNGAGYISADFRMAVAALAARHLRTRPYTPRTNGKAERFIQTMLRLWAYVRPYHSSDERAAALAPWLVWYNRQRPHAHFTNAAPSKRSWLYDGTTLWEITRTISTNGVPSASRVTMPTALRPTRNRTSAASEAA is encoded by the coding sequence ATGAACATTCACGAGTTGGCCCGAACGACGCCCGCGAGTCGAGCCCTGATCGCGGCCCGGCGTGCGGCCGGCATAGGCGAGGCGGTCGTCGCGCAGCAGCTCAGCATCGACCGCAAGACGGTCCGGAAGTGGACGCATCGACAGCACGCGGAGGGACCGGGCGGCCTCCAGGATCGCTCGTCGCGGCCCCTCCGGAGTCCGACGGCCCTCGATGCGGCGTGGCGAGACGCCGTGCTGGCGCTGCGGCGGCTGAAGTTTACGCAGGCGCAGATCGCGCAGGTGCTCCGACTGTCAAAGTCCCGCACGCAACGCGCCGTCGCCGCCGTCGGCCTGGGGAAGCTGCGCGCCCTCGAGCCGCCGGTGGCCGACAACCGGTACCAGCGCGCGCGGCCGGGGGAGCTGGTGCACGTCGACACGAAGAAGCTGGGCCGCTTCTATCAGCCCTGGCATCGCGTGACGGGCGACCGCCGCGACACGCGGCTGCGCGGCGTCAAAGGCTGGGAGTTTCTGCACGTCGCGATCGATGACCGCACCCGCTTGGCCTACGCCGAGCTCTTGCTCGATGAGAAAGGCGCGACGTGTGCAGGCTTTCTGCAGCGCGCCGCCGCGTTCTTTGCCCGCCATGGGATCCGCCCCATCGAACGCGTCATGAGCGACAACGGCGCGGGCTACATCTCGGCCGATTTTCGCATGGCCGTCGCGGCGCTGGCGGCGCGGCACCTCCGCACCCGGCCCTACACTCCACGTACCAACGGCAAAGCCGAGCGCTTCATCCAGACCATGCTGCGTCTATGGGCCTACGTGCGCCCCTATCACTCCTCCGACGAACGAGCGGCCGCTCTCGCGCCTTGGCTTGTCTGGTACAACCGCCAACGGCCGCACGCTCACTTCACGAACGCAGCCCCGTCGAAACGCTCATGGCTCTACGACGGGACAACCTTGTGGGAGATCACACGAACGATTTCCACGAACGGCGTCCCTTCGGCGAGTCGAGTGACGATGCCGACCGCGCTTCGTCCGACGCGAAACCGCACGTCGGCCGCCAGCGAGGCCGCGTAG
- a CDS encoding AMP-binding protein: protein MAPSGNVMASAKTVDAAQSDLPHVEREVLEIVSGLVRELGGTRAQGRVTLDDSFERDLGLGSLERVELLVRLEHAMGARLPDTVMAEASSARDLVTAILSGATAAPEHVPERCRAATGGAAAPSTTRTLVEALRWHAEQRAEQPNVYLREDDGTEQVITYGRLWRRASSIAVGLHDRGLETGERVALMLRTEAAFFEAFFGVLLAGGIPVPIYPPFRPDQIEEYARRQTGILRNAEARLLVTFPAALRVAGLLRPRVPSLREVATADALAIDNPPSPSARLASSDPALIQYTSGSTGEPKGVLLTHANLLANITGIGRAIELGPSDVGVSWLPLYHDMGLIGTWLTALYFGVPVAILSPLAFLSRPARWLWALHAHRGTVSPAPNFAYELCVRRIDDAEIQGLDLSAWRLAFNGSEAVSPDTIERFGRRFGDYGFRPDAMCPVYGLAESSVALTVPPMGRGPRIDRVQRERFQAAREASPASAEDATALRFVACGRPLADHEVRVVDTSGRSLPERIEGRIEFRGPSVTAGYFRRPEVTRAVMHDGWMDSGDLGYVADGELFVTGRQKDMIIKAGRNLYPQEVEEVVGDIPGIRKGCVAAFGTADPEMGTERLVVVAETRAERSAHRQLEAAVLERVVATLGVPPDVVVIARPRSVLKTSSGKIRRGATRDAYLSGSLGRRRSALGQWARLGLVDLLVWLRTAGNGIACLAYGAWIAFLLATGLPVLWIVLLLMPRGRSADRVVRLYCRALLTLAGCRLRIEGLERLEGVGPAVLVANHSSYVDAVALLAALPPTLAFGFVAKRELLQTPIIATVIRKLGYPTVERFALAESVADADAVSGILRGGASLLVFPEGTFRRTPGLLPFRLGGFKAAVEAQRPVVPIAIRGTREVLPADAWLPRRHDLQVTVGGPIAPRGQGWPEMVRLRDLTRGMIEAAAGPL from the coding sequence ATGGCGCCTTCCGGTAACGTCATGGCTTCGGCGAAGACGGTCGACGCCGCGCAAAGCGACCTACCCCACGTCGAGCGCGAAGTGCTCGAGATCGTCTCCGGCCTGGTGCGCGAGCTCGGCGGCACGCGCGCGCAGGGGCGCGTCACGCTCGACGATTCCTTCGAGCGCGACCTGGGACTCGGAAGCCTCGAACGCGTCGAGCTGCTCGTCCGCTTGGAGCATGCGATGGGCGCGCGTCTTCCCGATACCGTCATGGCGGAGGCGTCGAGCGCGCGCGACCTGGTGACTGCGATACTATCCGGTGCGACGGCAGCTCCCGAGCACGTGCCGGAGCGTTGCCGTGCGGCGACAGGCGGAGCGGCGGCGCCGTCGACCACACGCACGCTGGTCGAAGCGCTGCGCTGGCACGCCGAGCAACGCGCCGAGCAACCGAACGTGTACTTGCGCGAAGACGACGGCACGGAGCAGGTGATCACGTACGGGCGGCTCTGGCGTCGGGCATCGTCGATCGCCGTCGGTCTCCACGACCGCGGGCTGGAGACCGGCGAGCGCGTGGCGCTGATGCTTCGCACGGAGGCCGCCTTCTTCGAGGCATTCTTCGGCGTGCTCCTTGCCGGTGGTATTCCGGTTCCGATCTATCCGCCGTTCCGTCCCGACCAGATCGAAGAGTATGCGCGCCGCCAGACGGGCATCCTCCGAAACGCCGAAGCGCGTCTCCTCGTCACCTTCCCGGCCGCGCTACGCGTCGCGGGTCTTCTTCGACCGCGTGTGCCGAGCTTGCGGGAGGTGGCCACCGCTGACGCGCTCGCGATCGACAATCCGCCTTCGCCGTCCGCCCGACTCGCGTCCTCCGATCCCGCACTCATCCAGTACACGTCGGGCAGCACGGGGGAGCCGAAGGGCGTGTTGCTCACGCACGCGAACCTGCTCGCGAACATCACCGGCATCGGTCGGGCGATCGAGCTCGGTCCGAGCGACGTCGGCGTGAGCTGGCTCCCCCTGTACCACGACATGGGCCTCATCGGGACGTGGCTCACGGCGCTCTACTTCGGCGTGCCGGTTGCGATCCTGTCACCACTCGCCTTCCTCTCCCGGCCGGCGCGCTGGCTCTGGGCCTTGCACGCGCATCGCGGCACCGTATCGCCGGCGCCGAACTTCGCCTACGAGCTCTGCGTGCGCCGTATCGACGACGCCGAGATCCAGGGGCTCGATCTCTCGGCGTGGCGCCTGGCCTTCAACGGCTCCGAGGCCGTGAGCCCGGACACGATCGAGCGCTTCGGGCGCCGGTTCGGCGACTACGGCTTCCGCCCCGACGCCATGTGCCCGGTCTACGGCCTCGCCGAGTCCTCGGTCGCGCTCACCGTGCCCCCGATGGGCCGCGGGCCTCGTATCGATCGCGTGCAGCGCGAGCGCTTCCAGGCAGCGCGCGAGGCGTCGCCCGCCTCGGCCGAAGACGCGACCGCGCTGCGCTTCGTGGCCTGTGGACGCCCCCTCGCGGATCACGAGGTGCGGGTCGTCGACACGTCCGGGCGATCGCTTCCCGAGCGGATCGAGGGCCGGATCGAATTCCGAGGTCCTTCCGTCACAGCCGGCTACTTTCGACGTCCCGAGGTCACGCGTGCCGTCATGCACGACGGCTGGATGGACTCGGGAGACCTCGGCTACGTCGCCGACGGCGAGCTCTTCGTCACGGGTCGGCAGAAAGACATGATCATCAAGGCCGGTCGCAACCTCTATCCACAGGAGGTGGAGGAAGTGGTCGGTGACATTCCCGGCATTCGCAAGGGGTGCGTCGCCGCCTTCGGCACTGCCGATCCGGAGATGGGCACAGAGCGCTTGGTCGTCGTGGCCGAGACACGGGCGGAGCGGAGCGCCCACCGTCAGCTCGAGGCCGCCGTTCTCGAGCGGGTCGTCGCAACGCTCGGAGTTCCGCCCGACGTCGTCGTGATAGCCCGGCCGCGATCGGTGCTGAAGACGTCGAGCGGCAAGATCCGACGTGGCGCGACACGCGATGCCTACCTGTCCGGAAGCCTCGGGCGCCGTCGATCGGCGCTCGGCCAGTGGGCGCGCCTGGGACTCGTCGATCTGCTCGTATGGCTCCGCACCGCCGGGAACGGGATCGCGTGCCTGGCGTATGGGGCTTGGATCGCTTTCCTGCTCGCGACTGGTCTCCCCGTGCTCTGGATCGTTCTCCTCCTGATGCCCCGCGGCCGATCCGCCGATCGTGTGGTTCGTCTCTACTGCCGTGCGTTGCTCACTCTGGCGGGATGCCGGTTGCGGATCGAAGGATTGGAACGGCTGGAGGGTGTCGGTCCCGCGGTGCTTGTGGCGAACCATTCGAGCTACGTCGATGCGGTGGCACTGCTCGCGGCGCTGCCGCCGACGCTGGCCTTCGGCTTCGTCGCCAAACGGGAATTGCTGCAGACACCCATCATCGCAACGGTCATCCGGAAGCTCGGCTATCCCACGGTCGAGCGCTTCGCGCTCGCGGAGAGCGTCGCAGACGCCGACGCGGTGAGTGGGATCCTGCGGGGAGGCGCCTCGCTGCTCGTGTTTCCCGAGGGCACCTTCCGGCGAACCCCCGGACTGCTGCCATTCCGGTTGGGCGGATTCAAAGCCGCGGTCGAAGCCCAGCGGCCGGTCGTCCCGATTGCGATCCGTGGGACGCGTGAGGTGCTACCCGCGGATGCATGGCTACCCCGACGGCATGATCTACAGGTCACGGTCGGTGGCCCGATCGCGCCGCGAGGCCAAGGTTGGCCGGAGATGGTGAGGTTGCGGGACCTCACCCGTGGGATGATCGAGGCTGCCGCCGGCCCTCTCTGA
- a CDS encoding metal ABC transporter permease: MPASALVLSIAMAIAAGLVGSFAVMRRMTLASDAISHVALPGIGLALAFGIHPAFGAAAALVVGAVLIWGLENRTRIATETLIGVVFSTALAAGSLLASGDELIDALLGSSGSLTQLELLTGLAGAVAVVCFILAARNRLLIALVSPDIARTAGVDVRRLDLLYLFAFALTIALGLRYLGVLLMGSLIIIPAATAKYLARSLRGMLAIAVAAAVFATVAGDTIASWLGRPTGPLIVVVAAAVFFVSVAIRRVP; this comes from the coding sequence ATGCCGGCTAGCGCGCTGGTGCTGTCGATCGCGATGGCGATCGCCGCCGGGCTCGTGGGCAGCTTCGCGGTGATGCGCCGGATGACGCTCGCCTCCGATGCGATCTCGCACGTCGCACTGCCGGGAATCGGCCTCGCCCTCGCGTTCGGCATCCATCCGGCGTTCGGCGCGGCGGCGGCCCTGGTCGTCGGGGCGGTCCTCATCTGGGGTCTCGAGAACCGGACGCGGATCGCGACGGAGACGCTGATCGGCGTCGTCTTCTCGACGGCGCTCGCGGCCGGCAGCCTGCTCGCTTCGGGCGACGAGCTCATCGACGCGTTGCTCGGCTCCAGCGGCTCGCTGACGCAGCTCGAGCTCCTGACCGGCCTTGCTGGGGCCGTCGCAGTCGTGTGCTTCATCTTGGCGGCGAGGAATCGGCTGCTGATCGCGCTCGTCTCGCCGGACATCGCCCGCACCGCGGGAGTCGATGTCCGCCGCCTGGATCTCCTCTACCTCTTCGCCTTTGCCCTCACGATCGCGCTGGGCCTCCGGTATCTGGGCGTCTTGCTGATGGGCTCGCTCATCATCATCCCGGCGGCCACCGCGAAGTACCTCGCGCGCAGCCTCCGGGGCATGTTGGCGATCGCCGTCGCGGCGGCGGTGTTTGCGACCGTCGCGGGCGACACGATCGCGAGCTGGCTCGGCCGTCCCACCGGTCCCCTGATCGTCGTCGTCGCGGCCGCCGTGTTCTTCGTGAGCGTCGCGATCCGGCGCGTCCCGTAG